Below is a genomic region from Citrobacter tructae.
AGACTGATGTTCATGCGGGGATCTCGATATGTGGCGCATCGATGAATCTGGTTTCGATAGGCAGCGACGGGTCATTTTTCCAGTTGATTCCGAAGCGGAGTTTCAGACCCTGTTCATCAGCTGCCTGTTTAACCGCCTTTAGCAACGGCTTGAACTCTTCAATATTCCATGTGGTGTTAACCGGGATGATATCGACAGCGTTACCGGTCAGGTGACGGCTGTTCATCGTCTGCGACTTTCCGGTGGCAACCAGTTCTTTCTGTCTGGCCTGCGTTCTCAGCCCTTCAATGACGATGAAGTCGACAGGGGTGATTTCCAGCGCGCGGCGGATTACGTTCACCAACACCGGTTTGACACCTTTGAGGTTGTTCTCGCTACGCTGTGAGAATCTGAAGTTATTGGTTTGCATCATTCAGCCCTTACGACTTTTGCCAGGTTGCCTTTGGCTCGCCAGACAGCAATGCAGATAGCCAGGTTGAGGAATAACTCACCCGGGTCAACGTTGCTGTAATGGCCGAGAAGGATACGGAAAGCGGTGAAGCCCGCCGCCAGAATCAGCAGGTAAGCCATCCACGCGTAACCGGGTCGGTGTGTCTTCCCTGCTTTACTGAAGAACATCAGACGCATCACGATCGCCATACAGATGATCGCGTTCGCGTCCAGGATGACGGAATGCCATGTCATTTCCCTTCCTCCTCCAGCCCGGGCATCTTGCCGCGCCGTGATTTGGCGACGATTCGAAGCAGGACTGCGACGGAAATGGAAGCGGATACCAGCGCACCAACATTTGGTGAGACTTCGATACTTACCGGCGGCTGCAGCAGCCCGAGAGCTGTGTTGATTACCCCTGCGAGTATCTTTGCCATGGGAACGGAGAAGAACACGCCCCCCATGAACGAAATGACCGCGAAGAGCATCTGCTTCCAGAGTTGATGAGGCTCTGAGGTCAGCACATACATTGCCGCCCCGGCAAGCGCACATAACATTACGCCAGGCGTCGCCTCCGGGAACATAGTGGCGAAAGTGATCCCTACCGTAGCGGAGGTCACCCCACTGGCAATTGTGATTGGCTCAGACATAGTTATTCCGTGTGTAGAGGGTCAGGCTTCACGGGCTGGATTTATCAACAAAGCACGTAGCGGATGATTCCCGTGAGCCTGAAATGAAAAAGCCCCGGCAAACGCCAGGGCAAAGTGAAGAGCCAGATCATGTGTCTGGCGGTATAACCTCGCGTTTGATATCGTTAAATCGCCAAAAGTAACAACTCAAACGAAGAGGTTTTTATGTCTGAACAAAAGCAGCCACAAAACGAAAATAAATCACAATCGACTGAAGCTCCAAAACCCGCGCCTCAACCCCAGCCAGCAAAAGAATTTGCCACGAGACGTGTATTTGTCGGCGATTCTGCTGACTTTGTCAGAGATAACAAAAAGCAATAGCTGATGCCATTATAGACACTACCGGAGCAAGGATTGTCATGATCCTTGCTCTATCAAGATGCGTTCTAATTCTTTTGTTTAATACCAGCATCTCTTTTGACGTCTTACACAGATCAGCCAAGCGGTAACGCCGGATAATGGGAAGGGTCTTCTCAGTCCCGGTGTAGCCATTTCCTCGAAACCACTGGTGATCGTCGCTATCGATACTTTTAAAGCTCTTAGTGTAAAGACTATCTGGCGGTGCAGAAATCAACGCCCTGACATTAACCGACAACCCTGAGTGGACAAGATATATTGCGCACCATGTCCACAAGAAAGTAAATGCAGCGATACCAACAGCAAGGTAGTCCCAGTTCGTTTTTTGAGTAAGGAGTAAAAACGAAGAGCCAATACCGACGATCTGAATATTGAGCAGCTTATAGCCATTCTCAATATTGACAGTGTTCGAGTGGTAAGCCTCTTTGATGCATTCTTCACCCTGCTTTTCAAGGTAATCGACAAGCTCGTCGTCAGCATCCAAAAAGTATTCGCCAGTAATATTTTCCATAATGCTATTACCTTCTGCATCCTACTTATTGAATGAATACTACCTGATTACCACTCTTCTTGGCATATCAGTATCCAGAAACGCCAAAAGCCCAAGGCGCTAACCTCGGGCTTGAAAACTCATTTACTGCCAGTGCATACAACAATGGCACAATATCAGATTTACACGAAATATATGCTAATTAGTTCATTTCTGCAATACCTTGCTGATAATTTGCTGCCTTTTGTTGTGAACGTGATCGCGAAACATGCAGTAGCGCCTGGGAATCGAGTCCCTTATACAGGCTGATCATCGCATCGTAATGTTCCACGTAATTCTGAGACCAGTTTGTTTTATTAACGCCCACCAGCGCAGCGAGATCACCATACTGATAGACATCACGCCCCGCCAGTTCCGCTTTCACATCCTGCGCCGCCAACCATATCAACTGCCGTAAACGGTCAATGGTCTTCTTCGCCACCTTTTTTCCGGCCAGATGCTCGCAGAATTTCGACCACGCCCACTGAGTAATCAACACCTGATTATCCCAGCGCACATTCTCGCTGTAGTTCCATAACAGCCACGCCTTTTGGTGTTCTTCGAGTGACATCAGTGCGCGGCGCCACGATGAGGTGGAGTATTCAACCGGCTGCACCAGAGGAATATGCGACCCCTTGGCATGCGACTGCTTGCCGGGAATCGGTGGGTTATCAAGCGTAATCATTTTCCCGGTCACTTCATCCAGTACTTGAGGCTTCTTACGTTTAAACGTTCCCATATCAAACTGGGCGTTCTCCAGCCAGGCCATCAGCTGACCTTTCGTCGCACCACTTAGGTCGGCGGTGGCCATAATCAGCTGCTGGCGCACGTATTCGAGAAATTGAGTATTCATGCGACCGCCTTAGCTATCGCTTTATATGCGCGCAGAACGTGAGAGCTTTTCCCGTAAAGAGTTATCTGGAAGGTCAATCCTTTCGATTCCCACGAATTAACTGGGGAAGCCATGAGTCCAGCGTCAGCAACACGCCTCGCTCTTCCAAACTGCCAGAAAGGACCGGTCAACCAGATACGGGCATGGGTTCCTTCGTCGCTGTAAGTGATTTTCACGCTGCCTCCCGCTGTTTCAGTTCTTTGAGTTTTGCGCGGTACTCATCGCGGATTCGGATGTAGTTGTCGCGTTTCCATTTCGGTAATTCGTGGGGGCCCATCAGGGCATCAAAGCGTGCCTGGCCGATTTTGGCGATCAGCGCCGGGCGGTATGCCGTCAGGTTGCCGGAGAGATGGTTATTACAGGGGGCGCACTGGCGATGACAGTTGTCTTCGTTGAAGCGCAGCTCTGGGTTAGCTCCGGTGGTGCGGAAGTGGCCGGCATGATACTGGCCATCATGATAGCGACCGCAGCTGATGCATGGCTGATGCCGATCCCGGTACCGGATAAACTCATTAAACGCTTGCTGCGCCTGCTTTGCGAAGTAACTTAGCGGCTTA
It encodes:
- a CDS encoding M15 family metallopeptidase; this encodes MQTNNFRFSQRSENNLKGVKPVLVNVIRRALEITPVDFIVIEGLRTQARQKELVATGKSQTMNSRHLTGNAVDIIPVNTTWNIEEFKPLLKAVKQAADEQGLKLRFGINWKNDPSLPIETRFIDAPHIEIPA
- a CDS encoding phage holin family protein, producing the protein MTWHSVILDANAIICMAIVMRLMFFSKAGKTHRPGYAWMAYLLILAAGFTAFRILLGHYSNVDPGELFLNLAICIAVWRAKGNLAKVVRAE
- a CDS encoding putative holin, with amino-acid sequence MSEPITIASGVTSATVGITFATMFPEATPGVMLCALAGAAMYVLTSEPHQLWKQMLFAVISFMGGVFFSVPMAKILAGVINTALGLLQPPVSIEVSPNVGALVSASISVAVLLRIVAKSRRGKMPGLEEEGK
- a CDS encoding bacteriophage antitermination protein Q; the encoded protein is MNTQFLEYVRQQLIMATADLSGATKGQLMAWLENAQFDMGTFKRKKPQVLDEVTGKMITLDNPPIPGKQSHAKGSHIPLVQPVEYSTSSWRRALMSLEEHQKAWLLWNYSENVRWDNQVLITQWAWSKFCEHLAGKKVAKKTIDRLRQLIWLAAQDVKAELAGRDVYQYGDLAALVGVNKTNWSQNYVEHYDAMISLYKGLDSQALLHVSRSRSQQKAANYQQGIAEMN
- a CDS encoding recombination protein NinG is translated as MAKLPRRKCANKECRQWFHPVRDGQVVCCYECATAVAKAQTAKSRAEAQRVEKKRQLEEKKESRDRQAKKRLEVKPLSYFAKQAQQAFNEFIRYRDRHQPCISCGRYHDGQYHAGHFRTTGANPELRFNEDNCHRQCAPCNNHLSGNLTAYRPALIAKIGQARFDALMGPHELPKWKRDNYIRIRDEYRAKLKELKQREAA